In Streptomyces qaidamensis, one DNA window encodes the following:
- a CDS encoding RICIN domain-containing protein encodes MYTVMRRTGRRPRRWAGSLTAGILLLAAFLTAPGASATETPGATLINETFDAQTTPANFGFPVGAALGNGVLEVTKGMGNYTTSVRPFASSISQEKTLDLRFDWKTAITSTGMKTGLELRDDAGHLVFGLAATAAELRYAATGPDSDSASAPDSLNPTWTKISFDRTKWYTVDLHLDFTLHKVQYTITSKEAAPIVLASATKTITGTNLAKFVACNYYGTGVQSIDNFRLTRPANPAYGSLTGSSVYAFGDSIVWGHKYSRSFMNFLAEREGMALTKYAVNGATVGPTGNQILTQVQNANAQAPDFVVFDGGTNDAGEIHDNHTYTVGTVSASQDPATFDTGTYAGTLESTIRTMRQKWPSAQLVYVAAHKMGSRDWDTQLALRQVYLQAAQKWGIAVADVFADATLDTRADAQRVAYTFDNLVNTFPGSGGTGTHPNIAGMTDFYVPVLTSTLSQLADTTTLKARHSGKCAEAVGSSTAAGAAIEQTGCSDGDDQRWQLHEVGGGYFQILSRHSGLCLDVAGSSTANTAAIVQQTCDGRPSQQWRLSDTGTGYVAVIARHSGKCLDVDRAFTTDGARLLQYTCWNDESHTNQHWTVQV; translated from the coding sequence GTGTATACGGTCATGCGCAGAACGGGCCGTCGGCCCCGAAGATGGGCCGGCTCCCTGACCGCGGGCATCCTGCTCCTCGCGGCCTTCCTCACAGCTCCGGGCGCCTCCGCCACCGAAACCCCGGGCGCGACGTTGATCAACGAGACGTTCGACGCTCAGACAACCCCCGCGAACTTCGGTTTCCCGGTCGGGGCCGCCCTGGGCAACGGCGTACTGGAGGTCACGAAGGGCATGGGCAACTACACGACGTCGGTGCGGCCGTTCGCGTCGTCGATCAGCCAGGAGAAGACGCTCGACCTGCGGTTCGACTGGAAGACGGCCATCACCAGTACCGGGATGAAGACCGGTCTGGAACTGCGCGACGACGCCGGACACCTCGTCTTCGGGCTGGCCGCGACCGCAGCGGAACTCCGCTACGCCGCGACCGGACCCGACTCGGACTCCGCCTCCGCCCCGGACTCACTCAATCCCACTTGGACCAAGATCAGCTTCGACCGGACCAAGTGGTACACGGTCGATCTGCACCTGGACTTCACCCTCCACAAGGTCCAGTACACGATCACCAGCAAGGAGGCCGCGCCGATCGTGCTGGCCTCCGCCACGAAAACCATCACGGGGACCAACCTGGCGAAGTTCGTGGCCTGCAACTACTACGGCACCGGTGTGCAGTCCATCGACAACTTCCGCCTGACCCGCCCCGCGAACCCCGCCTACGGATCCCTCACCGGCTCGTCCGTCTACGCCTTCGGTGACAGCATCGTCTGGGGACACAAGTACTCCCGCAGCTTCATGAACTTCCTCGCCGAACGTGAAGGCATGGCGCTGACGAAGTACGCGGTGAACGGTGCGACCGTGGGCCCGACCGGCAACCAGATCCTCACCCAGGTGCAGAACGCCAACGCGCAGGCGCCCGACTTCGTCGTCTTCGACGGCGGCACGAACGACGCCGGCGAGATCCACGACAACCACACCTACACGGTCGGCACCGTCAGCGCCTCCCAGGACCCCGCCACGTTCGACACCGGCACGTACGCCGGAACGCTCGAATCCACCATCCGCACGATGCGGCAGAAGTGGCCCTCGGCCCAGCTCGTGTACGTGGCCGCGCACAAAATGGGCTCGCGGGACTGGGACACCCAACTCGCCCTGCGGCAGGTGTACCTGCAAGCCGCACAGAAGTGGGGCATCGCGGTGGCCGACGTCTTCGCGGACGCGACCCTCGACACGCGTGCTGACGCCCAGCGGGTGGCGTACACGTTCGACAACCTCGTCAACACCTTCCCAGGCAGTGGCGGCACCGGGACGCACCCGAACATCGCAGGCATGACCGACTTCTACGTGCCCGTCCTCACATCGACACTGTCCCAGCTGGCCGACACGACGACGCTCAAGGCGCGGCACTCCGGCAAGTGCGCCGAGGCGGTCGGCTCCTCGACCGCGGCCGGGGCCGCGATCGAGCAGACCGGCTGCTCGGACGGCGACGACCAGCGGTGGCAGCTGCACGAAGTCGGCGGGGGCTACTTCCAGATCCTCTCCCGGCACTCGGGACTGTGCCTGGACGTGGCCGGCTCCTCCACGGCGAACACGGCCGCGATCGTCCAGCAGACCTGCGACGGCCGCCCCAGCCAGCAGTGGCGGCTGAGCGACACCGGCACCGGCTACGTCGCAGTCATCGCCCGTCACTCCGGCAAGTGCCTCGACGTCGACCGGGCCTTCACGACGGACGGTGCCCGGCTGCTGCAGTACACCTGCTGGAACGACGAGTCGCACACGAACCAGCACTGGACTGTGCAGGTCTGA
- a CDS encoding LacI family DNA-binding transcriptional regulator → MKRPKPPTRKRPTILDVAAHAGVSHQTVSRFLRGNGGMKPQTVARIEQAVADLDYRPNLVARSMRTRKSNRVTVVLPAMTTFVPSQILRGASAEAQAAGYLLDIVGLEGDERVRGDRVRSLLDSGQAEGVLTFTPIGDLEKLGLDHTPTVVIGEYDDQMRSHGITADGEPAAMIIDHLVSLGHRRFVHVAGSTDWMSARKRREVYLRTVAERGLENYAVIDGDWSVRSGYDAAQGLSADSGVTAVLAANDDVAMGVIRGFQDRGWRVPEDVSVFGWDNQEFTAYFNPSISTVDLDRGAMGRRAMRALLARIREETEPDLRLDLDCRLVLRESSGPARTNHTM, encoded by the coding sequence GTGAAACGGCCGAAGCCGCCGACCAGAAAGCGTCCCACCATCCTCGACGTCGCGGCGCACGCGGGGGTGTCGCATCAGACCGTCTCGCGCTTCCTGCGGGGCAACGGTGGCATGAAGCCGCAGACGGTGGCCCGCATCGAGCAGGCCGTGGCCGACCTCGACTACCGGCCCAACCTGGTGGCGCGGTCGATGCGCACCCGCAAGTCCAACCGCGTCACCGTGGTCCTGCCGGCCATGACCACCTTCGTGCCCTCGCAGATCCTGCGGGGCGCGTCCGCCGAGGCACAGGCGGCCGGTTACCTGCTGGACATCGTCGGCCTGGAAGGCGACGAACGGGTCAGGGGCGACCGCGTGCGCTCCCTGCTCGACTCCGGTCAGGCCGAAGGAGTGCTGACCTTCACCCCCATCGGCGACCTGGAGAAGCTGGGGCTGGACCACACTCCGACCGTCGTCATAGGCGAGTACGACGACCAGATGAGGTCCCACGGAATCACGGCTGACGGCGAGCCGGCCGCCATGATCATCGACCACCTCGTCTCCCTGGGCCATCGGCGTTTCGTCCATGTCGCCGGCAGCACGGACTGGATGTCGGCACGCAAGCGACGCGAGGTCTATCTGCGGACGGTCGCCGAGCGGGGCCTGGAGAACTACGCCGTCATCGACGGTGACTGGTCCGTGCGGTCCGGATACGACGCGGCCCAGGGCCTGTCGGCGGACTCCGGTGTCACCGCGGTCCTCGCCGCCAACGACGACGTCGCCATGGGCGTGATCCGTGGCTTCCAGGACCGTGGGTGGCGGGTTCCGGAGGATGTGAGCGTCTTCGGCTGGGACAACCAGGAGTTCACCGCGTACTTCAACCCGTCCATCTCCACCGTGGATCTCGACCGCGGGGCCATGGGCCGGCGTGCCATGCGGGCCCTGCTCGCCCGTATCCGCGAGGAGACCGAACCGGATCTGCGTCTCGACCTCGACTGCCGCCTCGTGCTGCGCGAGTCGTCCGGACCGGCGAGGACGAACCACACCATGTAG
- a CDS encoding ABC transporter substrate-binding protein — MNHSSRPSRRSRRRAVALTCSVFALVLSAGCAGDSSGGNGKNGKTVIRFNWWGSDVRHEQTKQMIALFEKEHPNIDVEPQYSNWDDYWNKLSTSAAAGDMPDVLQITDPFMYSYIDNGQLMDLKKVKDVLNTDKLPANSMAVTTVKGGLYGVPAGDSAFGVAVDPAAFKKAGVPVPDDTKWSWDDYVKTATAIAESKSKLVGSVLPLYPNMVGPWLRQHGEDWWTEDGSEIGFTEKNMAGYWEWVLKLRDSGGTTSPEAAVEALASGAGIEQNLVAQHKAAMTEMSVTQLGALETASGRATKLLLFPGEDGAAQVGAYTKPGVFYGASARTEHPKEAAQLLDFLVNSPEAAKIGKFDRGVPVNPDVLKAITPELSPAEKRIADYLGRANALKPTPVHKANPKAGPAVPEIFQRLNEDVLFDRLSPKKAAEKLISEIKSQL; from the coding sequence ATGAACCACTCGTCCCGTCCGAGCAGACGCTCTCGACGCCGTGCGGTCGCGCTGACCTGTTCGGTCTTCGCCCTCGTCCTGTCCGCGGGCTGCGCAGGAGATTCTTCCGGAGGCAACGGTAAGAACGGAAAGACCGTCATCCGGTTCAACTGGTGGGGGTCGGACGTCCGGCACGAGCAGACCAAGCAGATGATCGCGCTGTTCGAGAAGGAGCACCCGAACATCGACGTCGAGCCCCAGTACTCCAACTGGGACGACTACTGGAACAAGCTGTCGACCAGCGCCGCCGCCGGTGACATGCCCGACGTCCTGCAGATCACCGACCCGTTCATGTACTCCTACATCGACAACGGGCAGCTGATGGACCTGAAGAAGGTCAAGGACGTGCTGAACACCGACAAGCTGCCTGCGAACTCGATGGCCGTGACGACCGTGAAGGGCGGCCTCTACGGCGTCCCGGCCGGCGACAGCGCGTTCGGTGTCGCCGTGGACCCGGCGGCGTTCAAGAAGGCCGGTGTGCCCGTTCCGGACGACACCAAGTGGTCGTGGGACGACTACGTGAAGACCGCCACCGCCATAGCCGAGTCGAAGTCGAAGCTGGTCGGCAGTGTGCTGCCTCTCTACCCCAACATGGTGGGCCCCTGGCTGCGGCAGCACGGTGAGGACTGGTGGACCGAGGACGGCAGCGAGATCGGTTTCACCGAGAAGAACATGGCCGGCTACTGGGAATGGGTCCTCAAGCTGCGTGACAGCGGTGGCACGACCAGCCCGGAGGCCGCGGTCGAGGCCCTGGCGTCGGGTGCCGGTATCGAGCAGAACCTGGTCGCCCAGCACAAGGCGGCCATGACCGAGATGTCCGTCACCCAGCTCGGCGCGCTCGAGACCGCCAGCGGGCGCGCGACCAAGCTGCTCCTCTTCCCCGGTGAGGACGGGGCCGCCCAGGTCGGCGCCTACACCAAGCCCGGCGTCTTCTACGGCGCCTCCGCGCGGACCGAACACCCCAAGGAGGCCGCGCAGCTGCTCGACTTCCTGGTCAACTCACCCGAGGCGGCCAAGATCGGGAAGTTCGACCGTGGTGTGCCCGTCAACCCCGACGTGCTCAAGGCGATAACGCCCGAGTTGTCTCCTGCGGAGAAGCGGATCGCCGACTACCTGGGGCGTGCCAACGCCCTGAAGCCGACCCCGGTGCACAAGGCCAACCCCAAGGCCGGTCCTGCGGTCCCCGAGATCTTCCAGCGTCTCAACGAGGACGTGCTGTTCGACCGCCTGTCGCCAAAGAAGGCGGCCGAGAAGCTCATCTCGGAGATCAAGTCCCAGCTCTGA
- a CDS encoding DUF4978 domain-containing protein, translating into MKSNTGPWSRRRFLATSGAAALGGMALNLVGGLPRAAAAGSVVSYVDTSRSTYDKITLMVDDKPFYHSGVQFRYEKHKYTFGWTDAQLKPVLGMIRDDGFTVVNIPIWWSQVETSKDVFDWTDIDKYLAWCGEFGIKLELLWFSHESTGSSLAARMPAYVMNDYQAVVRSDGTKLTLNGSPLLDKTDPNMLAREKHVLGQLMAHIASVDTAHTLIGVQVLNEPNVAKQQGGQSIDRSYSTYSTNLWNSGGYTDATKFRKDVLLNYLTQLGQVIKQSNHSVYTRTNIAGSGDTVPVAENEVLRSQGTATIDFFGKDPYTTGLDTLYNYGRDAVWAQGKNFPMIMENFGGTPAADVEKFNAIAGNTAHNLYAALDPDSSTGSSNHGLYSYNPTTKVVTRKAVSDKVARLNHVLNKIHRDLASKTPVERGGSNLQTFNRSATASTTTTKPVGGADITFTTSSGAQAFGVRRGAAEFAFTTTTQATFTLPGTIGVVRSVEAGRYDANDNWVKSGTKAYTTVSGNTEITLAAEECVRVSYLVSGARYKLRNTSSGKYLDTDADGAVILSSGTVYDDQDWVVAKDSSGSWTIRNVRTGRFYLEAGATGNNVIWNTGTVADASLWNLEGVAAGGLRVRNTHTGRAYLYGNSAGEAKWNTGTQDASTVWEFQPK; encoded by the coding sequence ATGAAGTCGAACACCGGCCCTTGGTCGCGCCGCAGATTCCTCGCCACGAGCGGGGCGGCAGCCCTCGGGGGCATGGCGCTGAACCTCGTCGGCGGCCTGCCGAGGGCCGCCGCGGCCGGCAGTGTGGTGTCGTACGTCGACACCTCGAGGTCCACGTACGACAAGATCACCCTGATGGTGGACGACAAGCCCTTCTACCACAGCGGGGTCCAGTTCCGGTACGAGAAGCACAAGTACACGTTCGGCTGGACGGACGCGCAGCTGAAGCCGGTGCTCGGGATGATCCGCGACGACGGTTTCACCGTGGTGAACATACCGATCTGGTGGTCGCAGGTCGAAACCTCGAAGGACGTCTTCGACTGGACCGACATCGACAAGTACCTCGCCTGGTGCGGGGAGTTCGGCATCAAGCTGGAACTCCTGTGGTTCAGCCACGAATCGACCGGCTCCTCCCTCGCGGCCCGGATGCCGGCCTACGTGATGAACGACTACCAGGCCGTGGTGAGGTCCGACGGCACCAAGCTGACCCTGAACGGCAGCCCTCTCCTGGACAAGACCGATCCGAACATGCTCGCCAGGGAGAAGCACGTACTCGGTCAGCTCATGGCCCACATCGCGTCCGTCGACACCGCTCACACCCTCATCGGCGTCCAGGTGCTGAACGAACCGAACGTGGCGAAGCAGCAGGGCGGACAGTCCATCGACCGGAGCTACAGCACCTACAGCACCAACCTGTGGAACAGCGGCGGATACACCGACGCGACGAAGTTCCGCAAGGACGTGCTGCTGAACTACCTGACCCAACTGGGACAGGTGATCAAGCAGTCGAACCACTCGGTGTACACCCGGACCAACATCGCCGGCAGCGGGGACACGGTGCCGGTCGCCGAGAACGAGGTCCTCAGGAGCCAGGGAACGGCGACCATCGACTTCTTCGGGAAGGACCCGTACACCACGGGCCTCGACACGCTCTACAACTACGGCAGGGACGCCGTCTGGGCCCAGGGGAAGAACTTCCCCATGATCATGGAGAACTTCGGAGGGACCCCGGCAGCGGACGTCGAGAAGTTCAACGCGATCGCCGGCAACACCGCCCACAATCTGTACGCCGCCCTGGACCCGGACTCCAGCACGGGAAGCAGCAACCACGGCCTGTACAGCTACAACCCCACCACCAAGGTCGTCACCCGCAAGGCCGTCTCGGACAAGGTCGCCCGGCTCAACCACGTGCTGAACAAGATCCACAGGGACCTCGCCAGCAAGACTCCAGTGGAACGCGGCGGATCCAACCTGCAGACGTTCAACCGGAGCGCGACCGCCAGTACCACCACCACCAAGCCCGTGGGCGGCGCCGACATCACGTTCACGACGTCGAGCGGTGCGCAGGCATTCGGCGTCAGGCGCGGCGCGGCCGAGTTCGCCTTCACCACCACGACCCAGGCCACGTTCACGTTGCCGGGAACCATCGGCGTCGTACGGTCCGTAGAAGCCGGCCGGTACGACGCGAACGACAACTGGGTGAAGTCCGGCACCAAGGCGTACACCACCGTGTCCGGGAACACCGAGATCACCCTGGCGGCCGAAGAATGCGTGCGGGTCTCGTACCTCGTCAGCGGCGCCCGGTACAAGCTGAGGAACACGTCCTCGGGCAAGTACCTCGACACCGATGCGGACGGCGCGGTCATCCTCTCGTCCGGGACCGTCTACGACGACCAGGACTGGGTCGTCGCCAAGGACTCGTCCGGATCCTGGACCATCAGGAACGTGCGGACGGGACGCTTCTATCTGGAAGCCGGCGCCACCGGCAACAACGTCATATGGAACACCGGCACTGTCGCGGACGCCTCGCTCTGGAACCTGGAAGGGGTCGCGGCAGGCGGGCTGCGCGTCAGGAACACCCACACGGGAAGGGCCTACCTGTACGGGAATTCCGCGGGTGAGGCGAAGTGGAACACCGGAACGCAGGACGCGAGCACGGTCTGGGAGTTCCAGCCGAAGTAG